The genomic segment GAATGCCGTCGTTCGTCGTGTTGACGATCGTAGAGACGCTCGGATCGACATCGCCAGCCAGGTCGACGCTGATTCCGCACTTCTTCCCGGTTGCCAGATCGAGCTTCCAGATGTCCTGCGGATTCGCGGGATCCTCGTTGGATGCCGCGTCGTAGTAAAGCGACTGCCCATCGCTGGACCAGGCCGGATTGTCGTGCGTGACGGTCGCCGGGTTTACCTCGGCCTGCGTGGCGGTCTCTCCGAGACCGTTGCTCGTTGGGTTCAGAAGCCAGATCTGGAACGAGCCGAACCGATTCGTGACGAAGGCGATCTGCGTGCCATCTGGCTTGTAAGCCGGCTTGAACTCGGCCTTGCCGTTGAGGATTGCCTGGCTGTTGACATCCCCTTCGAGGCCGAGCTGGTGGCGGGTGCGCGAAGACTCATCGACCGTTACCATATGGTTCACCGGATCGAGGCTGACGTTCACGCTCCAGAGGTCGATGGAAGGACCGAACGCGTCGGAATCATACGCGATCTGGGTGCCGGCCGCGTTCCACGCCGGGTGGCGGTGGTGCACGCCGCCCGAGCCGTTGGCGATGAGGAACGCGGAGCCGAGCTTCACGCCACCGCTGGTCGAGGTCGCGGTATCGAACTGCTGCACGTAGATGCTTGCCGCCGAGACCTCGTTATCGGTCTGCACGAAGGCGAGCCACTTCCCGTCCTTGCTCCAGGCCGGGTCGACATACGAGACATCGGCGTTTGGGTCCACTTCCAGCTCGACCGGGGAAATTCCGCGGGCGGCCAGCTGGTCAACGTTCCTATAGAGCCAAATCTCGCCCGTGCTCTCCTTACCAAAAACCGAGCTGAGCGTGACAAAAGCGAACCACCGCTCCAGCCTGCGGCTCGTGGCCGTTCCAGCCCCAGCGGCGGGGGTCGGTCTCAAGGAAGGCGAGAATTTCCCTCTGATCAGAGGATCGCCGTTCGTGAGAAAGTCGAAAGCGCCGCGGAGGCCGGCTTGGCTCCTCGCCGGGAGCAGCGAAGCCGCCAGCACCAAGATTGCGACAACGCTTAGTATTCTCTTCATTCCATTCATCTCCTCTCTAACGCAGGTAAAAGCGAGAAGACACCCTCAAGAGGATAAGGATAACAACACTCCGAGCCCAATCACCTCCTTAACCTTCGTGATTCTAGCCGAGCTAAATTGAAGTGTGGTCTCACAATCGGAAGAGCGGACACCATTAAGCCACTTGACACAGTATACGCGACGAACCCCCGCAGTGTCAAGCGATTTTTGGAACTTACGCCGATTTCTGTTGTTCAAAAAGACCTTGACACCCCGTCACTTGCCTCCTACGCTGCGCTCCTATCCGACCCGGGCAGGGAGGTGGGCGCCGGGTTGGCCCGGCCGGGACTTCCAACGGGCCGGAACATGGCTCTTCCCCCCCGATTGGCCAAATTCAGGAACACGTCGTCACGCCGGGGCAGACTTGCGTACGAAGGGGCCGTTAATGCCTTTTCCAGCTAAGAGATTAGCGGTCGTGCTCCTTGCCGCCTCCTTGAATACCGCCGCTGCGAGCGCCGCCCAGATGGCCATCCCACGGAGCCCCAACGCGGTGCGCGCCTACTTCACCTCCCGCACCGGTCCAAACACGGTTCTCCGTATGGAGCGGAGCGCGGGCCGAGTCGGACAGTACCGTCTGGATGGGTTACCGCGTTCGACGCACGATCAAGGGCATTTCCCCAACCCCGCTGGAGGTCGTGGGGGAGTACAGAGCGCGCGATACCGTTACCAGCGCTTGCCTTGCAACCGCACAGCCCTGCGATCTTTCGCAATTCCACATATACGGGAGAGGGTTTTTCTTCAAGGGATTCAGCAATAATCTCTCAGGCGGCAAGTACATCATCGATTACCCTCCGGGCGCCCCGGTGGACAATTGCGACAGCTGCCGGCTCTTCGCGGATCAGGGGAACTTGGGCGGGTTCACCTCCCTCTATGCCGTCACCTCGATCGACACCATTCACATCACGGGCAGCGACTTCACCGAGAGCCCGATCGATTCCAGTGAGATCGTCACGGTCCAACCCTCCGGTCCTCCCGCCGACAACCTCGAGCGAGTGGGCGTGGTGCCGAACCCGTTCAGGGGCTCGGCGGAATGGGATCCCGCTCCCGGGCAAAACCGCGTGCACTTCATCCACCTCCCGGCCGGCTCCACCGTCCGGATCTTCACATCGAACGCCGAGCTGGTTCGCGTCTTGACCCAGAATCCGAATGCAAACCCCGGAGGCGTGACCGGGGATCTCGAGTGGGACCTCAAGAACGCCGACGGGCGAAAGGTAGTCTCCGGAATCTACATCTATCAGGTAGAATCGGCGGAAGGTCATCGCGTCAAAGGACATTTCGTCGTCATTCGCTAAGCCGCCAGTCCGCGCAAGGAGGGTGGCTCGGAGGATTTCATGAGCGCCCCCACGGCAACGCCGGCAGCCCGGTCCCAGGGCCGCCCCCACCCACCCGAATCGGCCGCCCGCGAGTACTTGAATTTGATCGGGGGGAAGTGGCTCCCTTCCCGGTCCGGAAAGAGCTTCGAAAACCGAAATCCCGCCCGCACGTCCGACCTCATCGGAACCTTCCCCGACTCGGGGCCCGAGGACGTGGATTCGGCCGTCCAGGCCGCCTCGCGCGCCTTCGCGCCGTGGCGTCTCACGCCCGCGCCTCGCCGCGCCGAGCTCATCTACCGCGTGGCCGAGATCCTCCGCGACCGGAAGGAGGAGCTTGCGCGCCTCATGACCCGCGAGATGGGGAAGGTGCTCGCGGAAACCCGCGGCGACGTCCAGGAAGCGATCGACATGGCCTACTACATCGCGGCCGAAGGTCGAAGGCTTTCGGGCGTGACCGTTCCCTCGGAGCTTCCGAACAAGTTCGCGATGTCCGTGCGGCAGCCGCTCGGCGTCTGCGGCCTCATCACGCCGTGGAATTTCCCCATGGCGATCCCCTCCTGGAAGATCTTTCCGGCGCTCGTCTGCGGCAACACCGTCGTCCTCAAGCCGGCGAGCGACACGCCCGGCTCGGCGCACCGGCTCGTCGAGGCGTTGGTCGAGGCGGGCGTACCCGACGGCGTCGTGAACATCGTCCACGGCGGCGGGAGCGCGGTCGGAATCCCGCTCGTGATGCATCCCGACGTGAAGATGATCTCCTTCACCGGATCCTCCGACGTCGGCAAGACCATCGCCGAGCGCTCCGCAAAGACGCTGAAGCGGGTCTCGCTCGAGCTGGGCGGGAAGAACGCGCAAATTGTCATGGAGGATGCCGATCTCGATCTCGCGATCGAAGGCGCTCTGTGGGGGGCGTTCGGCACGACGGGGCAGCGCTGCACGGCGACGAGCCGGCTCATCGTGATGAAGGAGATCCACGATGAGGTCTTGCGGAGGCTCAAGGAGCGCGCCTCGAAGCTCAAGCTGGGCGACGGCCTCGAGCCCGGGTCCGAAGTGGGACCCCTCATCAATCGCGCCCAACGCGACCGCGTGCACTCCTACGTGGAAATCGGCAAGGGCGAAGGGGCCACGCTCGTCCTGGGCGGCGCGCCGGCCGACCAAGGCGCCCTCGCGGAGGGGGCCTTCTATCAGCCCACGATCTTCGATGGGGTGAAGCCGACGATGCGGATCGCGCAGGAAGAGATATTCGGCCCCGTTCTCTCCGTGATCACCGTCTCCTCGCTGGAGGAGGCGATCCAGGTCTTGAACGGAACGCCGTTCGGGCTCAGCTCCTCGATCTACACCCGGGACGTGAACCGCGCGATGCGCGCGGTCCGGGACATCGAGGCCGGAATCACCTACGTGAACGGTCCGACGATCGGCGCGGAGGTGCAGCTTCCCTTCGGCGGCGTGAAGGAGACCGGGAACGGCCACCGGGAGGGCGGCCCGACCGTGATCGACGCCTTCACGGAATGGAAATCGGTGTACATCGACTATAGCGGGCGACTCCAAAAGGCCCAGATCGACCGCTGAGGTCGCGCGTCGAGGCGCGTCGTTCCCGACCATGCCGGAGAC from the Candidatus Eisenbacteria bacterium genome contains:
- a CDS encoding T9SS type A sorting domain-containing protein, producing MNGMKRILSVVAILVLAASLLPARSQAGLRGAFDFLTNGDPLIRGKFSPSLRPTPAAGAGTATSRRLERWFAFVTLSSVFGKESTGEIWLYRNVDQLAARGISPVELEVDPNADVSYVDPAWSKDGKWLAFVQTDNEVSAASIYVQQFDTATSTSGGVKLGSAFLIANGSGGVHHRHPAWNAAGTQIAYDSDAFGPSIDLWSVNVSLDPVNHMVTVDESSRTRHQLGLEGDVNSQAILNGKAEFKPAYKPDGTQIAFVTNRFGSFQIWLLNPTSNGLGETATQAEVNPATVTHDNPAWSSDGQSLYYDAASNEDPANPQDIWKLDLATGKKCGISVDLAGDVDPSVSTIVNTTNDGIPFNFFLFISQAAGFGVQVWRGEYVQNCVPPLPMAVSVSPSKIDLDRPTQGDSLITADLSFPSQTIAAGYVCRAANQPNFGFYAEPTPYDGIRCRRSIVVSPTMLGSPMKSTKTEQGVDCTDMDMAALLGLGPGETIPCFDPEPDPDLCFGVNCIFGNIGDYKVVVDTINGLNHHLIGRWTRRTISARIVALGLVNQTVPLAVRAYSNQVGRQFLGFGYIKLSRKNLAGSVIALQQNYPNPFNPVTKFSFAIDKPGIASVRVFNTRGELVRTIVNQWFPQGEHSVSWDGKTQSGGRAPSGIYFIKGDSGGSTDVIKAVMAR
- a CDS encoding aldehyde dehydrogenase family protein, producing MSAPTATPAARSQGRPHPPESAAREYLNLIGGKWLPSRSGKSFENRNPARTSDLIGTFPDSGPEDVDSAVQAASRAFAPWRLTPAPRRAELIYRVAEILRDRKEELARLMTREMGKVLAETRGDVQEAIDMAYYIAAEGRRLSGVTVPSELPNKFAMSVRQPLGVCGLITPWNFPMAIPSWKIFPALVCGNTVVLKPASDTPGSAHRLVEALVEAGVPDGVVNIVHGGGSAVGIPLVMHPDVKMISFTGSSDVGKTIAERSAKTLKRVSLELGGKNAQIVMEDADLDLAIEGALWGAFGTTGQRCTATSRLIVMKEIHDEVLRRLKERASKLKLGDGLEPGSEVGPLINRAQRDRVHSYVEIGKGEGATLVLGGAPADQGALAEGAFYQPTIFDGVKPTMRIAQEEIFGPVLSVITVSSLEEAIQVLNGTPFGLSSSIYTRDVNRAMRAVRDIEAGITYVNGPTIGAEVQLPFGGVKETGNGHREGGPTVIDAFTEWKSVYIDYSGRLQKAQIDR